Sequence from the Candidatus Eisenbacteria bacterium genome:
GTTACTCCGTTCTGGCAACGCCTCGATTTGAGGCGGCACGGGCCATGCGAAGCACGAGTGACACACGGATGTGGCGAGCGGCCGATCGGGCCGCCTCGCGTTTCGGGAGGAGGATCGCCATGGCTTCGGTCGCTTCGTCCACTACCTCGGGAATTCGCCCGCAGGAACTGCCTTCTGTCGTCACGACCGAATCGTCGGCGCTGCGGGTGCTGATGGTCGCCGAGGAGTCGACGTGTGCCCGACTCCGTCAGGTGTTCTCGGGACTTCGGCAGCGACCGGTCGCGTGCGCGGAAACCGGCCAGTGGTCCGAGGCGTGGCGTGCCCTCGGCCGTGGGAGCTTCGATCTGGTCCTCGCCGACCTCGCGCTCGGTCGCGGCGGTCCGCTCGAAGTGTTGCATCGGCTGCAGGCCGTCGCGCCGCAGGTGCCGGTGGTGGCGATGCTGTCTCGCGCCACCGAGGAGGACTCCGCCCAGTTGTTGCAGGCCGGCGCTCAGGACTATGTGGTGCTCGACGATCTCCAGGCGGACGGACTGGCGCGCACGATCCGAAATGCGCTGGATCGCCAGCACTACCTGTCGAGATTGCGCGAGCTGTCGTACTCGGATGCGCTGACCGGGCTCTATAACCGGCGCGGCTTCGAGGTGCTGGCTGACGCCCAGTTGCGACTGGTGCGTCGCACTCGCAAGCCCGCGCTGCTGCTGTACGTCGATCTCGACGGCTTGAAGGCGATCAACGACGATCACGGTCACGCGGTCGGCGATCGCGCGTTGCTCGGCACCGCCGAAGCGCTACGCGTGGCGTTGCGCCGCTCCGATCTGGTGGCGCGACTGGGTGGCGACGAGTTCGTGGCGCTGGTGTTCGAGGCCGACGCCTGCAGTGCCGAGGTCGTGAAAGCACGCATGCGGGCCGCGCTGTCGGCGGCGGCGGTGGCGCGCGAGCTGCCGTGCCCGCTCGAGGTCAGCATCGGAATCGCGCCGATCGATCCCAACGGCGACCTCACGCTCGGCGAACTGCTGACGCGCGCCGACCGTGAGCTCTACCGCGCCAAGCGGCGCGTGCCCTAGAGTTGGCCGCGCGACTGCGCGCGGGCGCGTGGTTCGCCCTGGCGCTGCTGCTCGTGATCGCGCCTGCGGATGCCCTCGCCCGCCGAGGGGGAAGCGGTCGGATGCTGTGTCTGGGCGATTCGTACACCGTCGGCGAGGGCGTTTCGGCCGCCGAGCGCTGGCCGGAACGACTGGCGGCCGCTCTGGCGGTGCGCGGAAGCGATCCCGGCATCCCGCAGGTGATCGCGCGCACCGGCTGGACGGTCGATGAGCTGACCGCAGCGATCGACCATGAAAGACCGCGCGGATCGCGTCGGCTGGTCACGCTGTTGATCGGCGTCAATGATCAGTACCGCGGTCACACGCTGGCGGCGTACGAACCTGCCTTCCGCTCACTGCTCGCGCGTGCGATCGGATTCGCCGGCGGACACGCGGAGCGCGTGCTCGTGATCTCGATCCCCGACTGGGGCGTTTCGCCGTTCGCCGCCGACCGCGATCGCACACCGATCGCGCATGCGATCGACACGTTCAATGCTTCGAATCGTGCCGCCGCCGAAGCGGCCGGCGCGCGCTGGGTCGAGATCACCGATCTCACCCGCAGCGCCGGTGCGGACTCCGCCGCCTACACGAGCGACGGACTGCATCCGTCCGCCGCCATGCATGCGCGGTGGCTCGAACGCCTGGTGCCGGCGGCACTCGCGGTGCTCGGCACACGCTGAAGCGGCCACCTCCGCGAGGAAGTGACCGCTTCAGACGCTGCCTCGGACCGCTGGATCTGGCGACTAGTTCACACGCACCAGCCGGCCGTACGAATCGCCGTCGCCGGTCCGCAGTCGCGACAGGAACACACCCGCTCCCACTTCGCGACCCGCGTCGTCGAGACCATTCCATTCGAAGCCGTGGGGGCCGGCAGGCATCCACGCGTTCGTGATCCGGCGGACCAGGCGGCCCTGGGTATCGAACACCGACAGATCCACGAGTCCGGGGCGCGACAGCTCGAAACGCAGCACCGCGCTGGACTGGAACGGATTCGGTGCTCCCACCACGCTCGCCGCACGCGACGCCGCGGGAGTCGAAACGCCGGTGGTGCGCGGCAGCCAGCCGATGTCCTCGAACAGGAAGCGCGTGAGGTCGACGTCGCCCGGTGCCAGATCGAGATTGATCGCGGGCTCCATCAGCGCATTCGGATACGAGAGCACCTCGAAGTGGGAAACACTCGAACCGCCCTGGAACGGATTCGGCGTGTAGAGCAGCGGCCGGTTCAGATCATCGGTGCCGGCCCGCGCAGTCGGGTGGATGCGCATCGTCGCGGTCACGCCGCCGGCGAGTTGCGGCCGAATCAGATTGCCGCCGATCTGATCAACGTTGGTGACCGGAATCGTGACGCTGCCGTTGGTGGCCAGCATCTCGAACGCACCGGTGTTCACGTTGTTGGCGATGATGATGCCGACCGCACCCGCCGCCTGCACGTTCAACGCCTTCTGCGTGAACGGACAGGTGCCGCGATCGACGAACGCGATCTTGCCCGACAGCGCGGCACCATTGGTGATCGCCTCGCACGCATCGGTGGTCGACCCGCTGCCGTCGAGCGCCTGCACCACCTGCGCGGTGACGCCGCCGGTGGTGAGCGCCGCACCGAACAGCGACTTGCCCGACAGGTAGGTTCCTGCAATTCCGGCCGGGGCGGTGACGACGTTCTCGGGTCGCGGATCGAGTTCGAACCGCGATTCGAACGTGGCCGCATCACCGTCCCACGACAACTGATAGTTGCTGATCGCCGAGGCGGCGCGCTGCCCGGCCGACATCTGATCCCAGTGCAGCGAGGTCACACGATCGAGCAGGAAGTGGTCCCACAACGCCGGGAAACCCGACAGGTAGTTGCCGGTCGTCCCGTTGGTGGTGGTGCTGAAGCCGAGGCCATGACCGAGTTCGTGCATCACCACCGGCAACAGGTCGACGTTGATCCCTTCGACGCCATCGAGACCCAGATACCACCCGGCGCCGCCGAGGCATCCGGGGCTGCCGTTGAGATTGGAATTGAATTGCGCCTGGATGTCGTCGCCGCCATCGAGATCGAAGCCCGCCAGCTTGTTCGCGAGCGCCGAGTGGTACCAGTGACCCGCGAACTCGGCGCCGCCGAAGTCGCGGAAGACGCCGAGCGGCCCGGCGCTGCCGAGCACCGCGCCGGTGGGGGTGCAGGTGAGCGGATCGAAGCGCGCGTTGACGCGGATCGTCACCGCACTCGGAAGCAGCGTGCCCCAGTAGTTGGCGGCGGTCTGGAACACGATCAGCCGCTGAGCCCCGACCGTGGCGCCGGCGTTGCCGCCGACCGGAACGGCCGCCGTGGGATCGTTGAAGCCTTCGCCGGCGCCATCGGCGTTGACGATCGTGATGTTCGCGGCGAGAACGGGACA
This genomic interval carries:
- a CDS encoding GGDEF domain-containing response regulator, whose amino-acid sequence is MASVASSTTSGIRPQELPSVVTTESSALRVLMVAEESTCARLRQVFSGLRQRPVACAETGQWSEAWRALGRGSFDLVLADLALGRGGPLEVLHRLQAVAPQVPVVAMLSRATEEDSAQLLQAGAQDYVVLDDLQADGLARTIRNALDRQHYLSRLRELSYSDALTGLYNRRGFEVLADAQLRLVRRTRKPALLLYVDLDGLKAINDDHGHAVGDRALLGTAEALRVALRRSDLVARLGGDEFVALVFEADACSAEVVKARMRAALSAAAVARELPCPLEVSIGIAPIDPNGDLTLGELLTRADRELYRAKRRVP
- a CDS encoding SGNH/GDSL hydrolase family protein translates to MLCLGDSYTVGEGVSAAERWPERLAAALAVRGSDPGIPQVIARTGWTVDELTAAIDHERPRGSRRLVTLLIGVNDQYRGHTLAAYEPAFRSLLARAIGFAGGHAERVLVISIPDWGVSPFAADRDRTPIAHAIDTFNASNRAAAEAAGARWVEITDLTRSAGADSAAYTSDGLHPSAAMHARWLERLVPAALAVLGTR
- a CDS encoding peptidase; amino-acid sequence: MRQHPRTSALTTLAFAALMPCAAIPVVVCPVLAANITIVNADGAGEGFNDPTAAVPVGGNAGATVGAQRLIVFQTAANYWGTLLPSAVTIRVNARFDPLTCTPTGAVLGSAGPLGVFRDFGGAEFAGHWYHSALANKLAGFDLDGGDDIQAQFNSNLNGSPGCLGGAGWYLGLDGVEGINVDLLPVVMHELGHGLGFSTTTNGTTGNYLSGFPALWDHFLLDRVTSLHWDQMSAGQRAASAISNYQLSWDGDAATFESRFELDPRPENVVTAPAGIAGTYLSGKSLFGAALTTGGVTAQVVQALDGSGSTTDACEAITNGAALSGKIAFVDRGTCPFTQKALNVQAAGAVGIIIANNVNTGAFEMLATNGSVTIPVTNVDQIGGNLIRPQLAGGVTATMRIHPTARAGTDDLNRPLLYTPNPFQGGSSVSHFEVLSYPNALMEPAINLDLAPGDVDLTRFLFEDIGWLPRTTGVSTPAASRAASVVGAPNPFQSSAVLRFELSRPGLVDLSVFDTQGRLVRRITNAWMPAGPHGFEWNGLDDAGREVGAGVFLSRLRTGDGDSYGRLVRVN